The Dasypus novemcinctus isolate mDasNov1 chromosome 12, mDasNov1.1.hap2, whole genome shotgun sequence genome includes a window with the following:
- the KERA gene encoding keratocan has translation MATMICFIIWVLFIINTVWTRSVRQVYDVNDPEYLSEHDFDCPRECFCPPSFPTALYCENRGLKEIPAIPSRIWYLYLENNLIETIPEKPFENATQLRWINLNKNKITNYGIEKGALSQLKKLLFLFLEDNELEEVPSPLPRSLEQLQLARNKVSRIPQGTFSNLENLTLLDLQHNKLLDNAFQRDTFKGLKNLMQLNMAKNALRNMPPRLPANTMQLFLDNNSIEEIPENYFNVIPKVAFLRLNHNKLSDAGLPSSGFDVSSILDLQLSHNRLTKVPRISAHLQHLHLDHNKIKNVNVSVICPTPKMLPGEQDSFIYGPHLSYLRLDGNDIKPPIAMDLMTCFRLLQAVII, from the exons ATGGCAACCATGATCTGTTTCATCATCTGGGTATTATTCATAATCAATACTGTATGGACTCGAAGTGTAAGACAGGTCTATGATGTGAATGATCCAGAGTACTTGAGTGAGCATGACTTCGATTGTCCCAGGGAATGTTTCTGTCCCCCCAGTTTTCCTACTGCTTTATACTGTGAAAATCGGGGTCTCAAAGAAATTCCTGCCATCCCATCAAGGATCTGGTATCTTTATCTTGAAAACAACCTGATAGAAACCATACCTGAGAAGCCATTTGAGAATGCCACTCAGCTTAGATGGATAAATCTAAACAAGAACAAAATAACCAACTATGGAATTGAAAAAGGAGCCTTGAGCCAGCTGAAGAAGTTGCTTTTCTTATTTCTGGAAGATAATGAGCTAGAAGAGGTACCTTCCCCATTGCCAAGAAGTTTAGAACAATTACAATTAGCTAGAAACAAGGTGTCCAGAATTCCTCAAGGGACTTTCAGCAATCTGGAGAACCTGACTCTTCTTGATCTGCAGCACAACAAACTCTTAGACAATGCCTTTCAAAGAGACACCTTCAAGGGACTCAAGAACCTAATGCAGCTAAATATGGCCAAGAATGCCCTCAGGAATATGCCACCAAGATTACCAGCCAATACAATGCAACTGTTTTTAGACAACAACTCTATTGAAGAAATaccagaaaattattttaatgtgattcCTAAAGTGGCCTTCCTGAGACTAAACCACAATAAATTATCAGATGCAGGTCTCCCTTCAAGTGGTTTTGATGTGTCATCAATTCTAGATCTTCAACTGTCTCACAATCGACTCACAAAGGTCCCCCGAATCAGTGCTCATTTGCAGCACCTTCACCTTGAtcataacaaaatcaaaa ATGTGAATGTCTCTGTAATATGCCCTACCCCTAAGATGCTGCCTGGAGAGCAAGATTCCTTCATTTATGGACCTCATCTTAGCTACCTCCGTCTGGATGGAAATGATATCAAACCACCAATCGCAATGGATTTAATGACTTGCTTTAGACTTCTTCAGGCTGTCATTATTTAA